From the genome of Oncorhynchus tshawytscha isolate Ot180627B linkage group LG31, Otsh_v2.0, whole genome shotgun sequence, one region includes:
- the LOC112229696 gene encoding thioredoxin-interacting protein, producing MVVMSKRVKTFEVIFSDPSKTFYCSGDKVAGKILVEVAEVTRVSAMKVLGVGCAKVEYAKGKQKCREENEYLRYEEVVQLDDQPADHDGSVILRPGNKYEYMFGFELPQQGQIVSSYKGKFGYVQYYVKAFMERPAQPALECKKHFEVEEPLDVNTPDLLSPTGGMKEKKVTCMFIPDGQVSLNAKIDRKGFCEGEDICICAKFENTCSRIVVPKAAIISKHTYQANGRTKVFRQKLSSVRGNHIISGMCDAWQGKTIRVPKIKPSMLGCNIIRVEYALMIYMHIPGSEKLILELPLVIGTAGLGSRTNSMSSTDGSVSNASASWVSLRMPSAPPSYCDVTRDCRLDQPLTPLLNDYDGDDSPIFMHASAFQFPNLPAYSEVDEEFSGNAHMLQVC from the exons ATGGTTGTTATGTCAAAGAGAGTGAAGACCTTCGAGGTTATTTTCAGCGATCCTAGCAAGACTTTTTACTGCAGTGGAGACAAAGTAGCCGGGAAGATCCTGGTGGAAGTAGCTGAGGTGACGAGAGTCTCGGCTATGAAAGTGCTCGGAGTTGGATGCGCAAAGGTGGAATATGCCAAAGGAAAGCAGAAATGCCGAGAGGAGAATGAGTACTTGAGATACGAAGAGGTTGTTCAACTTGATGACCAGCCAGCTG ATCATGATGGCTCAGTTATCCTTAGACCTGGCAACAAGTATGAGTACATGTTTGGATTTGAGCTCCCCCAGCAAGG GCAGATTGTGTCTTCCTACAAGGGCAAGTTTGGCTATGTCCAATACTACGTCAAGGCCTTTATGGAGAGACCTGCTCAGCCTGCCCTGGAGTGCAAGAAACACTTTGAGGTGGAGGAGCCCCTGGATGTGAACACACCAGATCTGTTG TCTCCTACAGGTGGCATGAAGGAGAAGAAGGTCACCTGCATGTTCATTCCTGATGGCCAGGTATCCCTGAATGCCAAGATTGACCGCAAGGGGTTCTGTGAGGGTGAAGACATCTGCATCTGCGCCAAGTTTGAGAACACCTGCTCACGGATTGTGGTCCCCAAGGCGGCCATCATCTCCAAGCACACCTACCAGGCCAATGGCAGGACCAAGGTCTTCCGGCAGAAGCTCTCCTCTGTGCGCGGCAACCACATCATCTCCGGCATGTGCGACGCCTGGCAGGGAAAGACCATCCGGGTGCCCAAGATCAAGCCCTCTATGCTGGGCTGCAACATCATCCGTGTAGAGTACGCCCTCATG ATCTACATGCACATCCCAGGCAGCGAAAAGCTGATCCTGGAGCTGCCGCTGGTCATCGGCACAGCCGGCCTGGGAAGCCGCACCAACAGCATGAGCAGCACAGATGGCTCGGTCAGCAACGCCTCAGCCAGCTGGGTGTCCCTGCGCATGCCTTCTGCTCCCCCCAGCTACTGTGACGTCACACGTGACTGCCGCCTGGACCAGCCCCTCACGCCCCTTCTGAATGACTACGATGGTGACGACAGCCCCATCTTCATGCACGCCTCTGCGTTCCAGTTCCCGAACCTGCCTGCCTACTCTGAG GTTGATGAGGAGTTCAGTGGCAACGCTCACATGCTGCAGGTCTGCTGA